The Limnochordia bacterium genome contains a region encoding:
- a CDS encoding HD domain-containing protein: MNRNLFQKCGITEEHAKWESCIRRESQLYAREGDMRSEFVRDYNRILHSLAYRRLKHKTQVFFATSNDHVCTRIEHVNHVASVSYTVAKFLGLNTELTTAIATGHDLGHPPFGHTGEKVLARLMKDATGDDFWHERNGLVFVDDYETIPDPEGFESNLNLTYAVRDGIVLHCGEVDETAIRPRNEIIDLRSITHVNAVAPYTWEGCVVKVADKISYLGRDIEDAMLLGILSDGELDELSCILRECLGETPPEMKNTFLMHVLMVDLCDHSCPNSGIQLSKKGSKLMARIRDFSNQNIYAHKRISIYNKYADLIINSIYDTLMGYYDGRNTLNRVLQSATVYPKLADSFAQWLVRYSTMRRNPVLDGKLERIAARSRNRIIDDILDQHAYVRTVVAFVSGMTDLYAIKIFEELTTF; this comes from the coding sequence ATGAACAGGAATTTGTTCCAGAAATGTGGTATCACAGAAGAGCATGCGAAATGGGAATCTTGTATCAGGCGGGAGTCACAACTATATGCCCGGGAAGGGGATATGCGAAGCGAGTTTGTGAGGGACTACAATAGGATCCTGCACAGCTTGGCGTATAGAAGATTGAAACATAAGACACAAGTCTTTTTTGCCACTTCCAATGACCATGTCTGTACACGGATTGAGCATGTAAACCATGTTGCTTCAGTTAGCTATACAGTCGCTAAGTTCTTGGGTCTAAATACAGAGTTGACCACAGCTATTGCAACTGGCCACGACCTGGGCCATCCCCCCTTTGGTCATACCGGCGAAAAAGTCCTAGCGAGATTAATGAAGGATGCCACAGGGGATGATTTTTGGCATGAGCGGAACGGGCTTGTATTTGTTGATGACTACGAAACGATTCCAGATCCTGAAGGTTTTGAAAGCAATCTAAACCTCACGTATGCCGTTCGTGACGGAATTGTTCTACATTGCGGTGAAGTCGATGAAACTGCAATAAGACCAAGAAACGAAATCATTGACCTAAGGTCCATTACACATGTGAATGCCGTGGCACCATATACTTGGGAAGGCTGTGTTGTAAAAGTAGCCGATAAGATCTCCTATCTAGGCCGGGACATAGAAGATGCTATGCTTTTGGGGATACTCTCGGATGGGGAACTGGACGAGCTATCTTGTATCTTGAGAGAGTGTCTTGGTGAGACACCACCAGAAATGAAGAACACGTTCCTGATGCATGTACTCATGGTGGACTTATGTGACCACAGTTGCCCCAATTCGGGTATTCAATTATCGAAAAAAGGCTCCAAGTTGATGGCGAGAATAAGGGACTTCAGCAACCAGAATATATATGCGCATAAGAGAATATCAATTTACAACAAGTATGCTGATCTGATTATTAATTCGATCTACGATACCTTAATGGGATACTACGATGGCAGGAACACCCTTAACCGGGTTCTGCAATCCGCGACAGTGTATCCAAAGTTGGCAGATAGCTTTGCGCAATGGCTAGTGAGGTACTCCACCATGCGGAGAAACCCTGTTCTTGACGGTAAACTGGAACGCATTGCCGCTAGGTCGAGAAACCGAATTATAGATGATATTCTAGACCAACACGCCTATGTCCGCACGGTCGTGGCTTTCGTTTCAGGTATGACAGATCTGTATGCAATTAAGATTTTTGAAGAGCTAACTACGTTCTAA
- a CDS encoding metallopeptidase TldD-related protein, translating to MKQEFITIREKEIAARIQNTRINAIRTKDIVRKGVRVYAKGTIGISGAIGQVSEDVLVEDAIQNLSTGISYPYALSKERKDHRNYNDNPMSSEELISITESVLETLRQEYADFDFSQTIYADEILMQMRNSEGLDLEYKDAYYSLELVLKEKKSANLIDGFLICVGRQFDLDDFWAFNHSYLEAYRNPVALPEGEVLPVFMLAPDNLLDFLNKSLNGERFATGSSLFSGKLGEQLFSEKVTVEQNRNPSHNPGAFFDMEGVVLPEDRYALIETGKLVGVFTDKKNASLYNLPHTGSASGAYDDMPTLTTAPLYFRTDSQDLKSALSGQPAILVMISSGGEFTPDGSFAAPVQVSFLFDGEKIIGKLPEFTMRSHLYKMLGEDYIGTFDNTVFYLGDFPSQLQGYYMTIMK from the coding sequence GTGAAACAAGAATTTATCACCATTCGGGAAAAAGAGATTGCAGCGAGAATCCAAAATACTCGGATCAATGCCATACGTACGAAGGACATCGTCAGAAAGGGTGTCCGGGTCTATGCAAAGGGGACGATTGGCATATCTGGGGCAATTGGCCAAGTGTCTGAGGATGTGCTGGTGGAAGACGCTATCCAAAACCTGAGCACCGGTATTTCCTACCCCTATGCTCTATCCAAGGAGAGGAAGGACCACCGCAACTACAATGATAACCCCATGAGTTCTGAGGAACTCATCTCTATTACAGAATCTGTCCTAGAAACGCTTCGCCAGGAGTATGCGGATTTTGACTTTAGTCAGACCATTTACGCCGATGAGATACTAATGCAGATGCGTAATAGTGAAGGACTGGATCTGGAATACAAAGATGCGTACTACTCCTTAGAACTGGTCCTTAAGGAGAAGAAGTCTGCCAACCTAATTGATGGCTTCCTAATATGTGTCGGTCGTCAATTTGACTTAGATGACTTTTGGGCCTTTAACCATTCCTACCTGGAAGCATACCGTAACCCTGTGGCTTTGCCAGAAGGGGAAGTCCTGCCTGTGTTCATGTTGGCACCGGATAATCTCTTGGACTTTTTGAATAAATCCCTCAACGGTGAACGGTTTGCTACCGGAAGCTCCCTTTTTAGTGGCAAGCTGGGGGAGCAGTTGTTTAGCGAGAAGGTTACTGTAGAGCAGAACAGAAATCCCAGCCACAATCCCGGGGCCTTCTTCGACATGGAGGGTGTTGTTTTGCCGGAGGATCGCTACGCTCTGATTGAAACCGGAAAGCTGGTCGGGGTCTTTACAGATAAGAAAAATGCTTCGCTTTACAACCTGCCGCACACCGGTTCTGCCTCAGGAGCCTACGATGATATGCCCACCCTGACCACAGCCCCTCTGTATTTTAGGACCGATTCCCAAGACTTGAAGAGTGCTCTTTCAGGGCAGCCAGCTATTCTGGTGATGATCAGTTCCGGCGGGGAGTTCACCCCAGACGGCAGCTTTGCCGCCCCGGTCCAGGTCAGTTTCCTTTTTGACGGCGAGAAGATCATTGGTAAGCTCCCAGAGTTTACCATGCGTTCCCATCTATACAAAATGCTCGGGGAAGACTATATTGGTACCTTTGACAACACTGTCTTTTACCTCGGTGATTTTCCATCCCAGCTTCAAGGATATTACATGACTATTATGAAATAG
- a CDS encoding TldD/PmbA family protein: MYNFPEGLYVDVRIEETFDTRIGYKKLTLEQQKIRNNKGAFIRVFDGKCWYYSSTTDIDGIQAQIDALAKMATPKPDILKHPIVEAFEVNQATIMQYGTNSVTDIPVEEKRRLLESYLALIKDPVIVHHSSFYVDNKTIKSIYTSKGTAVIFDKQTAGIRINLELSYKENKNQASVSKAGVSFEELLNLESFFETELDKSVVFTREAESVIPGEYPVLLSPEATGVFTHESFGHKSESDFMVGDETMKAEWALGKRIGQDVLTIVDDGTVLGNGYVPYDDEGTKGKKTYLITEGNLTGRLHSIATAALLEESPTGNARAMNFEFEPIVRMTTTYIEKGDRPLKDIIAEIENGIYVDTIKHGSGMSTFTLAPARAYKIENGQITKPVKVSVVTGSVFGTLAEVDAVSEEFELMSFVGGGCGKMEQWPLPVGFGGPYTRVKKLKVQ; the protein is encoded by the coding sequence ATGTATAATTTTCCTGAAGGATTGTATGTTGATGTTCGCATCGAAGAGACCTTTGATACCAGAATCGGCTATAAGAAGCTGACCCTTGAGCAACAAAAGATACGTAACAACAAGGGTGCATTCATCAGGGTATTTGACGGTAAGTGCTGGTACTATAGCTCCACGACGGATATTGATGGCATCCAGGCTCAAATTGATGCCTTGGCCAAGATGGCTACTCCAAAGCCGGATATCCTCAAACATCCTATTGTCGAAGCCTTTGAAGTAAACCAAGCGACTATCATGCAATATGGAACAAACTCAGTAACCGACATACCCGTTGAGGAAAAACGAAGATTGCTCGAGAGTTATCTGGCCTTAATAAAAGACCCGGTAATCGTGCACCATTCATCCTTCTATGTGGATAATAAGACGATCAAGTCCATCTACACATCCAAGGGTACTGCGGTCATCTTTGATAAGCAGACTGCAGGTATTCGTATTAACCTGGAACTCTCCTACAAAGAGAATAAGAACCAAGCAAGTGTTTCTAAGGCTGGTGTATCCTTTGAGGAGCTGCTGAACCTGGAGAGCTTCTTTGAAACCGAGTTGGATAAGAGTGTTGTTTTTACTAGGGAAGCTGAATCTGTGATCCCTGGTGAGTATCCTGTTTTGCTCAGTCCGGAAGCAACCGGGGTGTTTACCCATGAAAGTTTTGGGCACAAGAGCGAATCCGACTTCATGGTGGGGGATGAGACCATGAAGGCCGAATGGGCCCTAGGCAAGAGGATCGGCCAGGATGTGCTTACCATTGTTGATGATGGTACCGTTCTTGGTAATGGGTACGTTCCCTACGATGATGAGGGTACTAAGGGTAAGAAGACGTATCTCATTACCGAGGGTAACCTAACAGGGCGCTTGCACAGTATAGCTACAGCTGCTCTATTAGAGGAATCTCCTACGGGTAATGCTAGAGCCATGAACTTCGAGTTTGAGCCGATTGTGCGCATGACCACCACTTATATTGAAAAAGGGGACAGACCCCTTAAGGATATCATCGCGGAGATAGAAAATGGCATTTACGTGGATACGATTAAACATGGTTCTGGTATGTCCACCTTTACTCTGGCTCCGGCCCGGGCATATAAAATCGAAAATGGTCAAATCACCAAGCCGGTAAAGGTCTCGGTTGTTACCGGAAGTGTATTTGGCACCTTGGCAGAAGTAGATGCAGTCAGCGAAGAGTTTGAGCTAATGAGCTTCGTAGGCGGTGGCTGCGGCAAAATGGAACAGTGGCCCTTGCCCGTTGGATTCGGCGGCCCGTATACCCGGGTTAAAAAACTCAAGGTTCAGTAA
- a CDS encoding DDE-type integrase/transposase/recombinase, whose product MTSIMDLFSRRIIAWRLSKTLEAKWVVECIEDAKELRRITQPLVWQSDRGSQYVSVIYLEALDKIMPSYSCSGSYAYTEVSKYMSYYNERRRHGSLNYQSPRQYHQAFVSNSIRRTAIVA is encoded by the coding sequence TTGACAAGCATCATGGACTTATTCTCACGAAGGATTATTGCCTGGCGTCTTTCCAAAACGCTAGAAGCCAAATGGGTCGTTGAATGTATCGAAGATGCCAAAGAGTTAAGGCGGATCACACAACCTTTAGTTTGGCAATCCGATCGGGGTTCTCAGTATGTTTCCGTAATCTATCTCGAAGCTTTGGATAAGATTATGCCCAGTTATTCTTGCTCTGGAAGTTACGCTTATACTGAGGTAAGCAAGTATATGAGCTACTACAATGAACGGCGTAGACATGGTAGCCTCAACTACCAAAGCCCTCGACAGTATCACCAAGCATTCGTGAGCAATTCTATAAGAAGGACAGCCATTGTAGCATAA